AGACCATGGTTTCGAAGGCCAGCTCAACGCCCGCTTTAACCATCGCAATCATCAGCACGCCTTTATCGAAGTATTCCTGCTCACCGATCTTCCCTTCATACTGCGGGGCGTTCTCAAACGCGGTTTTACCGGTCTCTTCACGCCAGGTCAGCAGTTTCTTGTCGTCTTCTGCCCAGTCAGCCATCATGCCGGAGGAGAACTCACCGGAGATAATGTCATCCATATGCTTGCGGAACAGCGGCGTCATGATGGTTTTCAGCTGCTCAGATAACCCATAAGCGCGGATTTTCGCCGGGTTAGACAGGCGATCCATCATCAGGGTGATCCCGCCCTGCTTGAGTGCCTCAGTGATGGTTTCCCAGCCGAACTGGATCAGTTTTTCTGCGTATGCCGGGTCAGTCCCTTCAGCCACCAGCTTATCAAAGCACAGCAGGGAGCCCGCCTGCAGCATACCGCACAGAATGGTCTGCTCGCCCATCAGGTCAGATTTCACTTCGGCAACGAAGGAGGATTCCAGCACACCCGCACGGTGGCCGCCGGTGGCCGCAGCCCAGGCTTTGGCAATCGCCATGCCTTCACCCTGCGGGTCGTTTTCCGGGTGTACGGCAATCAGGGTTGGCACCCCGAAGCCGCGTTTGTACTCTTCACGCACTTCGGTGCCCGGGCATTTCGGCGCTACCATCACCACCGTGATGTCTTTGCGGATCTGCTCGCCCACTTCCACAATGTTAAAACCGTGGGAGTAGCCCAGCGCCGCGCCTTTTTTCATCAGCGGCTGAACGGCCTGCACCACCGCAGTGTGCTGCTTGTCCGGGGTCAGGTTTACCACCAGGTCCGCCTGCGGGATCAGCGTTTCATAGCTGCCCACGGTGAAGCCGTTTTCCGTCGCCCGGCGCCAGGAGGCGCGTTTTTCGGCGATCGCTTCAGCACGCAGTGCATAGGAGATATCCAGCCCGGAATCGCGCATATTCAGGCCCTGATTCAGACCCTGGGCGCCACAACCCACGATGACCACTTTTTTACCTTTGAGGTAACCGGCTTCGTCTGCGAATTCTTCGCGCGCCATAAAACGACATTTGCCCAGTTGTGCCAGCTGCTGACGCAGATTCAGCGTATTGAAATAGTTAGCCATTGTGTTTCCTCATCGGATGCGGTTGTGCTTGTTGTCGGGGGGCGTGATTACGCGCCATGAAGCCACTATATGACAGGAAGTCCGTTGCTTAAATTGATATATTAACAACACCATGTTGCATAATATGAAATGTCGCACTAAAGGATCAGCCCATGGATATTCGCGAACTCAAAACCTTTCTGCACCTGGCAGAAAGCCGCCACTTCGGGCGCAGCGCCAGGGCGATGCACGTCAGCCCCTCGACCCTGTCGCGCCAGATCCAGCGCCTGGAGGAGGATCTCGGCCAGCCGCTGTTTGTGCGCGATAACCGCACCGTGACCCTGACCGGGGCCGGAGAGGCGCTGCGCGAATTTGCCCAGCACACATTGTTGCAGTACCAGCAACTGCGCCACGGCATTGATCAGCAGGG
This Shimwellia blattae DSM 4481 = NBRC 105725 DNA region includes the following protein-coding sequences:
- the ilvC gene encoding ketol-acid reductoisomerase, whose protein sequence is MANYFNTLNLRQQLAQLGKCRFMAREEFADEAGYLKGKKVVIVGCGAQGLNQGLNMRDSGLDISYALRAEAIAEKRASWRRATENGFTVGSYETLIPQADLVVNLTPDKQHTAVVQAVQPLMKKGAALGYSHGFNIVEVGEQIRKDITVVMVAPKCPGTEVREEYKRGFGVPTLIAVHPENDPQGEGMAIAKAWAAATGGHRAGVLESSFVAEVKSDLMGEQTILCGMLQAGSLLCFDKLVAEGTDPAYAEKLIQFGWETITEALKQGGITLMMDRLSNPAKIRAYGLSEQLKTIMTPLFRKHMDDIISGEFSSGMMADWAEDDKKLLTWREETGKTAFENAPQYEGKIGEQEYFDKGVLMIAMVKAGVELAFETMVSSGIIAESAYYESLHELPLIANTIARKRLYEMNVVISDTAEYGNYLFSYAAVPLLKDFMATIQPDDLGQAAPVTAVDNAQLRDVNEAIRQHPIEQVGKKLRGYMTDMKRIAVAG